The sequence below is a genomic window from Rhodococcus sp. 4CII.
AGTGCGCGTCGCCGGTCTGCAGGATCGACGTTTCCACGAGGCGATCGGCGCTCAGGTCCAGGGGTGTGACGTAGTCCCGCTCCATCCACGCGTGAGCCGCCGCCACCGGGTCGTCCTCGTCGCGGAAGTCGACGTACGCGATCGAGGTGTCGGTCTGATGGTCCACGTATTGCAGCGGCTGTCCGTCGACGTCGAACACCTTGAGGAAGGGCGACTCGAATTCGCGGCCCGCCTCCACCGTCTCCTGCCGCAGCAGGTCGATGTCCAGGGCACCGAAGAATTCGACGTACTGGGCGATCGAGATCGGAACCCGGGGCTCGAGTTGCTGCGCGAACCACGTGGCCCGCTGCGCCGCCGACAGGGGAATCGGCTCGCCGCCTCCCCGAGCCACATCGACCCATCGCTCCCCCGGCCCATGGACGTCCGCGGGGCGGCGCGTTTCCCCCGCCCCCGGAACGGGTCCTTCACCATCTCCAGGGCACACTCGAACTCGACCTCGCCCCGTCCAACCAGGACGGACGCACTCTTTCGAGTATCCGCCCACGCGATGCGCCGGGTCCAGGGTGCTGCGGGTCCAATGGCGCCGATGGATACTGGGCCTCATGACCGAGCGCGTCGACACCCCAGGGACCGAACCCGCGGACTTCCGCGTGCACGTCGTGGCGCAGGCCATCCGGCTGTTCTCCGAGAACGGTTACGAGGCGACGACCGTCGAACAGATCGCGTCGGCCGCGGGGGTGTCGCGGCGGACGTTCTTCCGCCAGTTCCGCTCCAAGGAGGACGTGATCTTCGCCGATCACGAATCGCTGTTGGAGCAGGCCGGCGACTATTTGTCCGGGGAATCCGACGATCCCTGGGCTGCGGTCTGCCGGACGGCGGGCCTGGTCTTCGACCGGTTCCGGGAGAACCGCGAGTTGTCGGAGCGCCGGTACCAGGTGGTCCAGCGGGTTCCGGCGCTCCGTGACCGCGAGATCGTCACGGGCTTCCGCTACGAGCGGCTGTTCGTCGACTACCTGCGCGGCGTCGTACCCACCGAACCGGTCCTGAAGGTCATCGGGTTCGCGGCCGCCGTCACCGCGTGCCACAACTTTCTGCTCCGGAACATGATCAAGGGCGACCCCGACGCCACCGCCGACGAACTCGAGCGGGCCCTGCTCGACGTGCGCCGGACGTTCGGGGTGGCCCCGGGGGCATCGACCCAGGACCGGGACGCGGTGCTGGTGGTGTCGTATCCGCCGGGGACTCCGGTGGAGGAGATCACCGGGCGCATCGAGGCCCAGCTGTTTCGGCGGGGGCGGTGGGCGGCCGGGTGACGACAACCACCCTTGACTGGCACTCAGTGCCGTGGTTGACTGTATTGCAGTGGCAGTAGTACGCCAACCACCACCGTTGCGGCACACCTGAACGAACCTCAACCTGGCACGGAGTGCCTCAGACACGGTGCCGTCGAGAACTCAGCAAGGAGCGCCCCATGGCCGGAAATCCGGACTTCGATCTGTTCAAGCTCGGTGAAGAGCACGACGAACTGCGGTCCGCGATCCGCGCGCTCTCCGAGAAGGAGATCGCCCCGTACGCGAAGGAAGTCGACGAGGATTCGCGCTTCCCCGAGGAGGCCCGCGTCGCCCTGGTGAACTCCGGGTTCAACGCCATCCACGTCCCCGAGAAGTACGACGGCCAGGGCGCCGACTCCGTCGCCACCTGCATCGTCATCGAAGAAGTGGCCCGCGTCTGTGGTTCCTCCTCCCTGATCCCCGCCGTCAACAAGCTCGGCACCATGGGTCTCATCCTCAACGGTTCCGAGGAACTCAAGCAGCAGGTTCTGCCGCAGCTCGCCTCCGGCGAGGCCATGGCGTCGTACGCGCTGTCCGAGCGCGAAGCGGGTTCGGACGCGGCCGGCATGCGCACCCGCGCCAAGGCAGACGGTGACGACTGGATCCTCAACGGCTCCAAGTGCTGGATCACCAACGGCGGCAAGTCCAGCTGGTACACCGTCATGGCCGTCACCGACGCCGACAAGGGCGCCAACGGCATCTCCGCGTTCATGGTCCACGAGAACGACGAAGGCTTCGTCGTCGGACCGAAGGAGAAGAAGCTCGGCATCAAGGGCTCGCCCACCGCCGAGCTGTACTTCGAAAACTGCAAGGTCCCCGGCGACCGCATCATCGGCGAACCCGGCACCGGTTTCAAGACGGCGCTGCAGACCCTCGACCACACCCGTCCCACCATCGGCGCGCAGGCCGTCGGCCTCGCGCAGGGCGCCCTCGACGCCGCCCTCGCCTACACCAAGGACCGCAAGCAGTTCGGCAAGTCGATCAGCGACTTCCAGGCAGTGCAGTTCATGCTCGCCGACATGGCGATGAAGGTCGAGGCCGCCCGCCTCATGGTCTACACGTCCGCGGCCCGCGCCGAACGTGGCGAGAAGAACCTCGGTTTCATCTCGGCCGCCGCCAAGTGCTTCGCGTCCGACGTCGCGATGGAGGTCACCACCGACGCCGTCCAGCTGTTCGGCGGCGCCGGCTACACCACCGACTTCCCTGTCGAGCGGATGATGCGTGATGCGAAGATCACTCAGATCTACGAAGGCACCAACCAGATCCAGCGCGTCGTGATGTCGCGTGCACTGTTGAAGTAGGCGGCTTCGCCGCCCGTGCGCCTTTTTGGTAGCTCCCGCTACCAAAAAGGCGCACGGCTACGTGAGGAGATTTTGTGGAACTTGTAGGCGTGATCGGCGGCGGCACCATGGGTGCCGGCATCGCCGAGGTATGTATCAAGGCTGGCAGCTCGGTTCTCATCCTCGAGACCAAGCCGGAATTCGCCGAGGCCGCGCAGGCCCGGATCGAGAAGTCCCTCGCCCGCGGCGTGAAGGCGGGCAAGCTCGATCAGGCTGCCGCGGACGCCGCGCTCGCCCGCGTGCGCGTCACCCTCGACATCGAGGACTTCGCCGACCGCGACCTGGTGATCGAGGCGGCGCCGGAGATCGAATCACTCAAGGTCGACATCTTCCAGAAGCTCGACAAGATCGTAAAGCCGGCGGGCATCCTGGCGTCCAACACGTCGTCGATCCCGCTGATCAAGATGGCCAACGCCACGCAGCGCCCCGGGCAGGTCGTGGGTGTCCACTTCTTCAACCCGGTGCCGGTGATGCCGCTGGTGGAGATCGTGGTCAGCCTGGTCACGTCGGAGGAGACCGTCACCGCGGTCACCGACTACGCGAAGAACACGCTGCGCAAGAAGACGGTGCGGGCCGGTGACCGCGCGGGCTTCATCGTGAACGCACTGCTCATCCCGTACCTCACGTCGGCGGTCCGGATGCTCGAATCCGGGTACGCCACCGCCGAGGACATCGACGAGGCCATGAAGGGCGGCTGCGGCTACCCGATGGGCCCGCTGACGCTGATCGACACCGTCGGCCTCGACATCACCCTCGCGGCGGCGGAGTCGCTGTACGCGGAGTTCGCAGAGCCGCACTACGCTCCCCCGACGCTGCTCAAGCGCAAGGTGGATGCCGGGCACCTCGGCAAGAAGAGCGGCAAGGGCTTTTACGACTACAGCTAGTTCCGCCCGTCCGGGAGCCCGTCGCGTTGCCGCGGCGGGCTTTCGCCGTTCTTGACGGCGTAACCCATGTAGGAGATGGCGGTGCTCCGAATCTGCCCGAAGTCGAGCCGGCGGCTCAACTCGCCGTAGCTGAGTCGCGTTCCGCCGGCCCGGGCGAGGTCGAGCAACCGCAGGGGGTTCTTCGACCGCGGCCCGAGCCCGACTATCTCGGCGCGCCGCAGACCGTGCCGGTCGAGGATCGACGTCAGCTCGGCCGGGCGGATACACATCGACCAGTCGTGGATGGGGGTGTCGAACATCCGGGTCATTCGCCACTCCTGCATGATCTTGATCGCGACGAGTTTGCTTGCGACGGTGCGGTTGATGGTGTCGAACAGGTACAGGCCGCCGGGTTTCAGCGCGCGGGACGTTTCGGCGATCACCGCATCGAGGTCCGACACGTGCTCGAGGACGTCGCAACAGTAGACGATGTCGAACGCGGCATCCGGCACCGGAAGCCGTTCACCGGACCCGATCCGGTACTCGATGTCGAGCGCCGAGCCGGCGGCGTGACGGCGCGCGGTCTCGACCGATACCGGGGACGGATCGATGCCCGTCACCCGAAAACCGATGCGGGTGAACTCTTCCGCGAGAAATCCACCGCCCGAACCGACGTCGAGGGCGCGGAGTCCGGACACGTCGCGCCCGACCGTTGCGCCGAGCACCGCACGGAAGTAGTCGAATCGTGCCGGCGTGAGACTTCCGTGCAGCAGGTTGAGCGGGTTGCCCTCCTCCCACCACGACTCACCCACACGGTTGTAGACGTCGTTGTCGATGACCAAGCGGACCACCCCTTCTCTGCCGAGATCACGGCGACGACGTCCACCCTTCTCCTGCGCGTCGGTCACTTCAAGGCCGGCGTCGGTACGTGATGCTCGGGGTGACTTTCAGGATCTCGCACGCATGACTGGTCCCGGCCGTCGCGCTGGCGTCCGGCGACTTCGGCGACCCGGCGGACCTCGCGGTGAGCGCGTCGGTGATTGCGGTGGTCGCGGTGGTCGCATGCGGAGTCGCCCTCGCCTACCTTCGCACCCGCCGCTGAGCGAATATGCAGAGTACATACGTTGTGCACCATGCACAGCGTGTGTATGGTGCACAAGTTGCATTTCGCAGAGTTGAGGAGATTTGCGTGGACACTCCGACCCCCGCCGTCCGCCCGGGCGGCCTCGTCGCCGTGCTGGCGTTCACCGGCATCGTCGCCGCACTCATGCAGACCCTCGTGGTCCCGCTGATCGGGGACCTGCCGCGACTGCTCGACACGACCGCCTCGAACGCGTCCTGGGTGATCACAGCGACACTGCTCGCGGGCGCGGTGGCTACCCCGGTCACCGGACGCCTCGGCGACCTCTACGGCAAGCGGCAGATGATGCTGGTCTGCACGGTGCCGCTCGTGCTCGGCTCGGTCGTCTGCGCGCTGGCCACGTCCCTCGCGCCGATGGTGATCGGCCGTGGACTGCAGGGCATCGGTGTCGGCATGATCCCGCTGGGCATCAGCGCCCTGCGCGACCTGCTGCCGCCCGAGCGTCTGCACTCCTCCATCGCCCTGATGAGCTCGTCCATGGGCATCGGCGGCGCCCTGGGCCTGCCCCTCGCCGCGACGGTGGCCGAGAGCTCCGACTGGCGCGTGCTGTTCTGGGGCGCCGCGGGACTGAGCGCGCTGATCGCCGTGCTGCTCTGGCTGGTCATGCCTGCCACTCCCGTCCACGGGACCCGCGGCCGATTCGACCCCGTCGGCGCCGTCGGGCTCGGCATCGGACTCGTGGCCCTGCTCCTCGCCGTGTCGAAGGGCGCCGACTGGGGATGGGCGAGCGGCACCACCCTCGGCCTCTTCGCCACCACCGTCATCGTGTTGGCGGCCTGGGGCTGGTGGGAGCTGCGCACCCGCGAGCCCCTCGTCGATCTGCGGGTGATCGCCGGACGACAGGTGCTGCTCACCAACGCGGCATCCGTCGTCGTCGGTTTCGCGATGTACGCGCAGTCCCTGATCGTTCCGCAGCTCCTGCAGCTACCGGCGTCCACCGGCTACGGACTGGGCCAGTCGATGCTGGCCATGGGCCTGTGGATGGCTCCCTCAGGGCTCATGATGATGGCCGTGTCCCCCCTCGGCGCCAAGCTCTCGTCCACTCGCGGACCCAAGGTCACGCTGCTCGTCGGAAGCCTGGTCATCGCCCTCGGCTACGGATCGTCGATGCTCCTGATGGGATCGACGTGGGGGCTGGTCGTGGTGACCTGCATCTGCGGCTCCGGCGTCGGCCTGGCCTACGGGGCGATGCCCGCCCTGGTGATGAGCGCCGTGCCGCAATCCGCGACGGCATCCGCCAACAGCGTCAACGCGCTGATGCGTTCGGTCGGCACCTCGGTGTCTGCGGCCGTGGTCGGAGTGGTCCTGGCGCAGATGAGCATTCAGGTCGCCGGCCACACCCTGCCCACCGAGGGCGGATTCCGGACCGGTCTGCTGATCGGATGCGGGGTCGCACTCGTCGCCGCAGCCATCACCCTGGCGATTCCGACGCGCCGTCCCGTCCCCTCGTCGCCGAGCCCGAGTCCCGAACCGCTCACGTCGTCGAAGGCGTGAGAACCGAGCCGCCTATTTGTGGAGGGCGTACCCGGCCACTGGGTTGCCGTTGACGTAGACGGTGCCCTCGTAGGTCCCGTCCGGCCTCGGCGTGATCCGGTCGGTCAGGAAGGGAAGCCCGGACGGGCTGTAGTCGGTGACGAGTGCGCCGCTCGCCTCCGGTGTGGTCATACCGAAGATGTACGGGAAGAAGACACCGAAGTTGTCCATCACCCACCCGGGCCCGAACGTCTTCCCCTTCCAGATCAGGTCGCCGCCGAGAACGTTGGTCGTGCCGACATACGTGCCTGCGGGCAGTGGGACCGGCATGGGCACCGGGAGCGGCGGCGGCATGGGTGCCGGCACCGGGTCTGCGGCGGCTGTTCCCGCCGCGAGGAAAGACAGGCCGGCCACCGCGACGGCCCCTACCGCGACCTTGCGCATGATGTCCATGAGTTCTCCGTAGATCGAGGTGCGTGGCCGAAAGTGTCGCACGTGCACGGCCGCCGCAGGGCGAGTGTGAAGAAGATACTGTTCGGATCGTTGCCGTAGCCCGAGTATGCCGAACGTGACGCGAGAAATCGCAACGAGCGCCGCACCCCGCGGACCGCGGCGCACCATGGGGAGATGACCGATACGGTTCTGCGCCTGAGCACCCGGCAGGGACGGTGGGTGGTGGTGGCCACCGTCCTCGGCTCGAGTCTCGCGCTCCTGGACGGCACGGTGGTGAACATCGCCCTGCCGCACATCGGTGAGGACCTCGGGGCCGGGGTCGCGGGACTGCAGTGGACGCTGAGCGGCTACACCCTGGCCCTGGCGTCGCTGATCCTGCTCGGCGGGGCGCTCGGGGATCGCTGGGGACGGCGCCGCGTCTTCGTCTGCGGAACCGTCTGGTTCGCGGTCGCGTCACTGCTGTGCGGCATCGCCCCCGACATCACCCTGCTCGTGATCGCCCGGATCCTGCAGGGCGTCGGTGCGGCGATGCTGACCCCCGGCAGCCTCGCGCTGATCTCGGCGTCCATCCACGAGGACGATCGGGGCGCCGCCATCGGACTGTGGTCGGGATTCGGCGGGGTGGCCGGGGCGATCGGACCGCTGCTGGGTGGCTGGCTCGTGGAGGTGGCGGGCTGGCGGTCGGTGTTCCTGCTCAATCTTCCGCTCGCCGCGCTCGTGGTGTGGGCGTCGATGCGGCACGTTCCCGAGAGCCGTGACCCGAATCCGCCCGATCACCTCGACGTACTGGGGTCGGGGTGCGCGGTAATCGGTCTCGGCGCGCTCACCTACGGTCTGATCGAGAGGAACCCGGTCGCCGGGGTGGTGGGCGCCGCGGCACTGGTCGCGTTCGTCGTCGTGGAGCGACGGTCCCCGAACGCGCTGGTGCCGCCGAGCCTGTTCGCGTCGCGCATGTTCGTGGCGGCGAACCTGGTGACGCTCGCCGTGTACGCGGCGCTCGGAGGTGTCTTCTTCCTCCTCGTGCTGCAGTTGCAGTTGGTGGCCGGATACTCGCCCGTCGCGGCCGGGGTGGCCACGATCCCCATCACGCTGGCGATGCTGGCTTTGTCGTCCCGCGCAGGCAGCTACGCCCAGACCCACGGCCCGCGACTGCCCATGACGGTCGGGCCGGCACTCGCAGCGATCGGTCTGCTGTTGATGACGCGGATCGGACCGGATGCGTCCTATTGGACGGTCGTGCTTCCCGGCGTCCTCGTCTTCGGACTCGGACTGTCCGCCATGGTCGCCCCGCTGACCGCCGCCGTGCTCGGATCGGTGCCGGTCGAACAGTCCGGGATCGCGTCCGGAGTGAACAACGCGGTCGCCCGCACCAGCCAGCTGCTGGCGGTGGCCGCGCTCCCCGGCATCGCCGGGATCGATGCCGAGAGTCTGGTGGACCCCGACAGTTTCTCGCACGGCTTCCGGATCGCGATGTACCTCTGCGTCGCGCTGCTCCTGGTCGGTGCGGTCATCGCCGCAGCCCTGATCCGGGCGCCCGCCGCGCCCGAACCCACCCCGCGTGTTCCCGTCCCGGAATCGGTTGCCTGCAAACCGCATTGCGATGTCACCGGACCGGCCGTGCAGCCCTCACCCGCCCGGTCGGGTCCGACGCCGCCGAACGACTGACGCACCCGTTTCGTATCCTGGTCGGGTGGCAATTTCCGGTTCCGACCCTGCGAGTGTCCGGGTCGACAGCTGGACCTGGGCGGTCCGGTTGTTCAAGACGCGATCCGCGGCGGCGGCCGCCTGCAGGTCGGGTCACGTGCGGGTCAACGGCACCACCGCCAAACCCGCGCAACCGGTCAAGGCCGGCGACGAGGTCCGCATCCGGGCGGCGGGCACCGAACGCATCGTGGAGGTCGTCCGGCCGATCACCAAACGGGTCGGTGCGGCGATCGCCGTCGAGTGCTTCACCGACAACACACCGCCGCCTCCGCCGCGGGAGGTGCTGGCGTCGATTCCGCAACGCGACCGGGGTGCGGGCCGGCCGACCAAGCGGGAACGCCGCGACATGGACCGGCTGCGGGGTCTGTGACCCTCAGGCCGGAGTGTGGCTGAGGATGTGCAGCGCCGTCGGCACGGCATCGATGGTGACCGGCAGCGGGCCGACGCGGTCGCCGTCCGCGTACGCCGTGATGTCCTCGCAATGCAGTCGCACCGTCCGTGACCGGTAGGTCTGGACGTCCGGCAGGTTCACGTGGGTTCCCTTGTAGACCCGGGGGAACAACCGGACCAGCCGCGTCCGGGGGCCGTGGTCGACGACCGTGACGTCGAGCAGGCCGTCCGTCTTGTCCGCGTTCGGGCAGATCTGCATCCCGCCGCCGTACGACCGCCCGTTGCCCACCGCGACCAGCGTCGCATCGACCTCGACGGTCTCGTCGTCGAGGTCGATGCGGTAGTGCAGCGGCCGCAACTGCGTCAGTTCGGCGAGCATCGCGAGGTTGTACCGCATGGGTCCCTTCGGCCACGACATTCGGTTCGCGCGGTCCGTGACGAGCGAATCGAAACCGCTGGCGACGATGGTGCCCGCCCACACGACCGCGCCGTCGCCGAGGGTGATCCTGGCGAGGTCGGATTCCTGCACCTCGCCGTCCGCGATGACGTCGGCCGCCGCGACGGGGTCGCCGACCGGGATGCCGAATTCGCGGGCGTGGTCGTTGCCGGTGCCCGCGGGGATCAGTCCGACGGGGGTCCCGGACAGCGCGGCCGCCTGCAACCCGATGCTGATGGCGCCGTCTCCGCCCACGACGACGAGCGCGTCGGTGCCGTCGTCGATCGCCCGGCGGGCCAGCATGCGTGCATGGTCGGCGTCGGTGCCGATGATCTCGGTGACGGCGACTCCGCGCTCCCGCAGGCGCGCGACCCCTTTGCGCCCGGCCACCGGCGCGTGGCCGTGCCCGGCGAGGGGATTGACGAGGACGGTGACCTTCTCGATCACCTTCTGGGTGCTCACGGAATCAGCTTGCCGGGGTTGAGGATTCCGGCGGGATCGACCGCGTCCTTGACCGCCCGCAGAATCGCGACGCCCAGGTCGCCGATCTCGTCGCGCATCCACGGGCGGTGGTCGACTCCGACCGCGTGGTGGTGCGTGATGGTTCCGCCGGCCGCGACGATCGCATTCCCGGCGGCGGTCTTGGCCTTCCGCCACTGCTCGATCGGGTCGTCCGCCTGCGCGGACACGACGGTGAAGTACAGCGAGGCACCCGTCGGGTAGGTGTGCGAGATGTGGCAGAGGACGAGCGGCGGGGTGCCCTGCGCGGCGAGCGACTCCGTCAGCGCGGTGGTCACCGCCGTGCGGAGTGCGGCGAGGTTGCCCCACCTTGTTGCGGTTTCCAGCGTCTCGCACAGCGCTCCCGCGTCGAGCAGCGAGTCGCGCAGGTAGGGTGCGTCGAAACGGCCGTGCTCCCAGCCGTTTCCGGGTTCCTCGCCGAGCGACGCGCCGCCGTGCGCGAGCAGGACGGCGCGAGCCTCCGCGGCCCGCTCCGCCGTGTGCGCGGCGGTGCCCTCGAACGTCGTGATCGCCAGGCAGCCGCCGGTGACGGTCTCCTCCCCGATCTTGTCGGTGGTGGCCAGGTTCACCGCCGTCTCCGCCTCGTCGGACAGCCGCAGCACGGTCGGGACCGCGCCCTCCTGCCGCAGCGCGCGCAGCGCGGCGGCGCCCGTCTCGAAATCGGGGAAGCGCCACCCCTCGCGGACGGTGGATTCGGGGATCGCGTGCACCCGTACCCGGACCCGGGTGATGACGCCGAGCGTTCCCTCCGACCCGACGAATAGTTCGCCCAGATCCGGACCCGCCGCGGACGCCGGGGCGCGCCCCGTGTCGAGAGTCCCGGTGGGGGTCACCACGCGCAGACCCTGCACCATGTCCTCGAATCGCCCGTATCCCGCGGACGCCTGCCCCGACGACCGGGTGGCCGCGAACCCGCCGATGGTCGCGAACATGAAACTCTGCGGGAAGTGCCCCAGCGAGAAGCCGTGGTCGCCGAGCAGTTCCTCCGCGCGGGGACCGGTGACGCCCGCACCCAGGGTGGCGATGCCGGAGTCGGCGTCGAGGTCGATCAGCGCGTCGAAGCGGCGCAGGTCCAGCGAGACGACGGCGTCGAATCGGTCGCGCACCGGGTCGAGTCCGCCGACGACGCTCGTGCCGCCGCCGAACGGCACCACGGCGATGCCGTTGTCGGCGCAGTATCGGAGCACGTCGGCGACCTCGGCGTCGGTGCCGGGGATGACCACCGCATCGGGGGCGTTCTGCGGTTCGGTGCTGCGCCGGCGCAGCAGGTCGAGGGTGCTCTTGCCGCCGGAGCGCAGCAGCCGGTCGGCGTGCGCGGTGCTGCAGAACCGTGCTCCGACGAGGCCCGCGAGCGCGGCGAGGTGCGTCTCGGTCAACGCGCTCGGAGCCAGGACGACGTCTTCCGCCGCTCGGCCGGACGGCTCCCTGATCGTGACACCGAGGGCCTGGTGCAACAGTCCCGCGACCCCGTCGGAGAGCACCTTGTGCTTCTCCGGCGCACCCCAGGCGTCCCACTGCATCGGGGGTGCCGTCAGGACGTCGTGATCTTCCGATCGCTCATTGCTCATGCGTTATAGTGTTACACATCATGTAAGAGTGTAACTAGCCCCCGGATCGGCCCCCGCGCTCGCGCCACACCTGCCGGATGGGCCGCAGAACCAATCCCATCTGCCGTCGCGTCTTCCCGCGGGTCACCAGCACGCCCGTGATCGCGACGATCCACACCGGGTACTGCACGAGCCACGCCACCCGGAAACTGTCGAACGAGTACCCGCCCATCGCGTCGAGAATGAGTCCCATCGCCTGGATGACAAGCAGCGACGCCAGGAATCCGCCGATGTTGACCATGCCCTGCGCGGTTCCCATGCTGGTGCTCGGGTTGAACATCCGGGCGTAGTCGAATCCGATCATCGAACCGGGGCCGCCCACCGAGATCACCATCACCAGAAGCGCCAGCAACCAGATCGGCGCCGGTCCCGGCAGCGCCAGCACGACGGTCCACATCGCCGCGTTGCTGATCATGATCGCCAGCACCAGATACGAGCGGCGCATCGGGAAGCGGCCGCTGAGGATGCCGATGATCGGCCCGGCCACGATCGCCGAGATCACCGACAGCGTCAGCAGCGAACCGGCCTCGGCCGCCGACAACCCCTGCGCCGACCTCAGATACGGCACGCCCCACAGCAGGGCGAACGTCGTCATCGAGAACTGCGTGCCCATGTGGGTGAAGAAGCCCAGCCGGGTGCCGTGCCGCCGCCACACCGCGCGGATCTGCGTTCCCACCTCCCGCAGTCCGGCGGGTGCGGCCACCACCTCGAGACCGGGCGGCGCGTTGCGGATGACGGACACAGCCAGCACGAAGGACAGCAACCCGAGCGACGCCGCCGTGCCGTAGGCGAAACTCCAGCCCGGCCCGTTCAGCAGCAGCATCAACGGCAGCGCAGACAGGATCTGGCCGATCTGACCGAAGATGCCGGTCAGCTGGGACACGAGCGGCACCCGCCGCGGCGCGAACCATTGCGGCACCAGGCGCAGCACGGAGATGAACGTCATCGCATCGCCGACGCCGACGAACACGCGCGCGGCGACGGCCAACGGCAGCGATTCGGTGAGAGCGAGCACCATCTGCGCCGACGCCATGATGAGCGCGCCGGCGGCGATCATGACCCGCGACCCGTACCGGTCGAGGAGCACACCGGCCGGGATCTGCATGCCCGCGTACACCACGATCTGGAGCACGACGAAACTCGACAGCACACTCGGACTGATCGAAAATCGTTCCGACGCCGCGAGGCCCGACACACCGAAC
It includes:
- a CDS encoding FAD-binding oxidoreductase, with the protein product MQWDAWGAPEKHKVLSDGVAGLLHQALGVTIREPSGRAAEDVVLAPSALTETHLAALAGLVGARFCSTAHADRLLRSGGKSTLDLLRRRSTEPQNAPDAVVIPGTDAEVADVLRYCADNGIAVVPFGGGTSVVGGLDPVRDRFDAVVSLDLRRFDALIDLDADSGIATLGAGVTGPRAEELLGDHGFSLGHFPQSFMFATIGGFAATRSSGQASAGYGRFEDMVQGLRVVTPTGTLDTGRAPASAAGPDLGELFVGSEGTLGVITRVRVRVHAIPESTVREGWRFPDFETGAAALRALRQEGAVPTVLRLSDEAETAVNLATTDKIGEETVTGGCLAITTFEGTAAHTAERAAEARAVLLAHGGASLGEEPGNGWEHGRFDAPYLRDSLLDAGALCETLETATRWGNLAALRTAVTTALTESLAAQGTPPLVLCHISHTYPTGASLYFTVVSAQADDPIEQWRKAKTAAGNAIVAAGGTITHHHAVGVDHRPWMRDEIGDLGVAILRAVKDAVDPAGILNPGKLIP
- a CDS encoding nitrate/nitrite transporter → MNRVWLVWGVGVVAYIVAVLHRTSFGVSGLAASERFSISPSVLSSFVVLQIVVYAGMQIPAGVLLDRYGSRVMIAAGALIMASAQMVLALTESLPLAVAARVFVGVGDAMTFISVLRLVPQWFAPRRVPLVSQLTGIFGQIGQILSALPLMLLLNGPGWSFAYGTAASLGLLSFVLAVSVIRNAPPGLEVVAAPAGLREVGTQIRAVWRRHGTRLGFFTHMGTQFSMTTFALLWGVPYLRSAQGLSAAEAGSLLTLSVISAIVAGPIIGILSGRFPMRRSYLVLAIMISNAAMWTVVLALPGPAPIWLLALLVMVISVGGPGSMIGFDYARMFNPSTSMGTAQGMVNIGGFLASLLVIQAMGLILDAMGGYSFDSFRVAWLVQYPVWIVAITGVLVTRGKTRRQMGLVLRPIRQVWRERGGRSGG